Below is a window of Mucilaginibacter ginkgonis DNA.
CTATCGGGATAAGGGTAACGTCATGATAATTGTTAGAAGTATTCCATTTAAAACCTACGTAAATTAAAAAGATAAGGCATATTGCCTCCTTCCTCACAACAATATAATTAATCATAGACGATTCGAAATAGACCCTAAAATATTTTACTAATTATTTTAGCATTTAATAAAAATAGTTTTATATTTGTTCAAGAAACAATTACAGCATGAGCAACCCCGATAAATTGAAAGCACTGCAGCTTACACTTGATAAGCTGGAAAAGTCGTACGGCAAAGGAACGATAATGAAACTTGGCGATAACGAGATAGAGCCCATGGAAGCAATTGCTACCGGTTCTATTAGTTTAGACATTGCGCTTGGTATCGGTGGTTTGCCAAAAGGCCGTATCGTTGAAATTTACGGACCTGAATCGTCTGGTAAAACCACTTTGGCTATTCACGCCATTGCAGAGTGCCAGAAAAAAGGTGGCATTGCAGCGTTTATTGATGCCGAGCACGCGTTCGATCGTTTTTATGCTAAGAAATTAGGTGTAGACGTAGAGAACCTGCTGATCTCTCAGCCTGATAATGGTGAGCAAGCTTTAGAAATTGCTGACAACCTGATCCGCTCAGGAGCTATTGATATTATCGTTATCGACTCTGTTGCCGCGTTGGTACCAAAGAGCGAGATAGAAGGCGAGATGGGCGACTCTAAAATGGGTTTACATGCACGCTTAATGTCGCAGGCTTTGCGTAAACTGACCGGCACCATTGCAAAAACAGGCTGCTGCTGTATCTTCATCAACCAGTTGCGCGATAAGATAGGTGTAATGTTTGGTAACCCCGAAACCACTACCGGCGGTAATGCCTTGAAGTTCTATGCTTCGGTACGTTTAGATGTTCGCCGTATATCGCAGATCAAAGATACCGACGAGGTATCGGGTAACCGCGTAAAGGTGAAGATCGTTAAGAACAAAGTGGCGCCGCCATTCCGTATTGCCGAGTTCGACATTATGTTTGGAGAGGGTATCTCTAAGTCGGGCGAGATCATTGACCTGGGTGTTGATTACAACATCATTAAAAAGGCTGGCTCTTGGTTTAGCTACGGAGAAACCCGCCTGGGCCAGGGCCGCGACGCGGTTAAACAGCTGATAATGGATAACCCTGAATTGGCAGAAGAATTGGAAACAAAGATCAAAGAAACCGTTACCGGCGATAGCCTGGCAGAGGTTTAATTGTGTCACCTAATCCTCTCCAAAGGTGAGGACCTAAAATATAAAGGCCATCCGTTAGCTATCGGATGGCCTTTTTTTCTACCTCTAGCCATGCCGGACCTTTAGCATCTTACATGCTTGACTAACGGCGTCTATGCGCACTTGTCTTTAAGAGGCCGAATCAAGTTCGGCATGACACTGATAATTAAATTTCACTCTCTCCCGTTGGAGAAAGCAGGGGTAAGGCATTACTTCCCGCCAGTCTTAGCATACATGTAAATGATCGCCACAGCGACGATCACTACAACAATGATCAATCCCCATGTACCGTTCTTTTTATCCTTATTCTGTCGCATTAACCAAACGAGGAATATGACTAATGGAACTACAAATATGAGCCAGAAGATAAGGGAAGGGAAAGACATTTTATTATGATAGAATAAGTGAATGATAGAGTGATAGAATATTAAAGAAGAGCGAAGATAAAGGATAACATTCTATCATTCACTCATTCAAAATTCACTCATTATCTAAAGGGCATCCTGGCCAATGGCGCGACATCTTGCCCGGTGAATTCGCCTTTTAGATATTTATAATATCCTGCAATGGCTATCATGGCCGCGTTATCTGTGCAATATTGAAACGCCGGGATAAAGCTTTTCCATCCCTGTTCATCTGCTAATTGTTGTATGCCCTGACGCAAACCTGTATTGGCCGAAACACCTCCTGCAAGCGCGATAGTTTTTATGCCGTGATCAAGGGCTGCTTTCTTCAATTTATTTAATAAAATAGTGACAACCCGTTTTTCAACAGAAGCGCATATATCTGCAATATTTTCCTGGATAAAGTTTGGATTTATCTTTTCATTGTCCCTTATAAAATAAAGAATTGATGTCTTTAGCCCGCTGAAACTGAAGTTATAACCGGGTATCTGTGGCTCGGGGAATTTAAATCTGTCCGGATCGCCCTGACGTGCAAATTTATCAATTAACGGCCCGCCGGGGTATGGCAAGCCTAAAACCTTGCTGGTTTTATCCAGTGCCTCGCCCGCGGCGTCGTCCTGCGTCTGGCCAATGATCTCCATGTCAAAATGATCCTTTACCAAAACTATCTGCGTATGCCCACCCGAAACGGTGAGACATAAAAATGGAAACTCAGGTTTATTATCACCAATAAAATGCGCTAACACGTGCGCCTGCATGTGGTTTATTTCAATAATCGGAATGTCTTTAGCAAGGGCGAAAGCCTTGGCAAATGTAACGCCTACAAGCAGAGAACCTAAAAGTCCGGGGCCGCGCGTAAAAGCCACCGCATCTATTTCATTTTTGTTTACTTTTGCTAGCAGGATGGCCTGTTGTACAGCCGGAATGATATTTACCTGATGAACACGAGAGGCCAGTTCGGGCACAACCCCGCCATATGCCTCATGAATAGTTTGATTGGCAATAATATTGCTAAGCATTTGTCCGTCTATACAAATAGCGGCAGACGTTTCGTCACAAGAAGATTCAATTCCTAAAATTACAGGCACGCGGGGCTTTTAAAAAGACAAAGTTATTAAAAAAGCACTTAAAATAGCGCTGGGGATAGTATTGGTGCTCTTACTTATGGTGAGCGTGTTCCTGCTCATTCTTCAATACAAACCGGTGCAAACATGGGCTGCTAAAAAGGCCACTGCTTATTTATCAAAAGAGCTGCACACCAAAATCGGTATTAAGAGCATCTACCTGGTGCCGTTCTCATCAGTTGTATTAGAAGGATTTTATGTGCTGGATAAGCAGCAGGACACTTTGGTTAGCACACCAAAGTTAAGCGTGGAGTTGAACCGCTTTTCTATATTCAGCAGCATTACAGCGCGCACCATTCATTTCGAGAACATCACACTCGACAACGGTTCGGCATATCTGAAGAAACAAAAGGATAGTACGTCTAACCTGCAGTTCATCATAGATTATTTTAACAATCCGGCGAAGCCTAAAACCCCATCAAAGCCCTGGACTATTACTTTTAACCGTATCGGGCTTAATAATTTCCATTTTCGCTATAAAAACCAGTTAGTTCATCGCGTTACGCCTCACGAGGTAAACTTTGCCGATCTGGATATCAATCACTTTACCACAGTACTGCATAACATCGACGTTAAAAATCACATTTTTAAATCGCGTATTGAAGGTTTTAGCCTGCGCGAGAAAAGCGGATTTTTATTACAAAAACTGGCTGCCAATGCTACCATAGATAGCAACCGGATATTATTGCAAGATTTTCATCTTAAAACCGGCAACTCAGACCTGAAAAATTATCTGAGTATGAAGTTTAAATCCTTTGATGATTTCAGCGACTTCGAAAACAAGATATTAATGGATGCAGACATCCGCTCGTCTTTTATTTCATCAAAAGACATTGCCTTCTTCACCAGTTCATTGGATAAAGTTCAGTTCGACCTTGGTGTAAGTGGCCATGTTAGCGGAAAGGTAAACAACCTGATTGCCAAAAACCTACAGGTTACGGGCGGACAAGCTACTTATGTTAAAGGAAATTTTACGCTGAAAGGCCTCCCCGACTGGAACAGCACTCACCTTAATCTTGATTTCGACCAGCTGGCCACAAATAAGAAAGACCTTGATTACCTGATCCGCCGCTTTTCAGGCGACTACAAATTTGCCCTGCCGGAATTTCTGAACAAGTTTGGCAATATCAATTTCACCGGACGAATGAATGGCCTGCAAGAAAATTTCCAAATGGTGGGAACTTTCAAAACTAAGCTGGGCCGCTTTGACCCTAATCTGCACATCACTTTGAAAAACGTGCCAACTTATGCAGGCAAGATCAAGCTGTTTAATTTTGATGTAGGTGCCATGCTTGGTGAGGCATCTTTAGGCCGGACCACACTCGCCGCCAACATTAATGGCAGCGGCGACGATCTTAAAAACCTAAACATCAAAACCGACGCTAAGATAGACTACCTTGTTTTCAATAAATATCAGTATCACAACATCGCACTTAACGGCCAGTTTATTAATCAGGCAGCTAAAGCCGTCGTAAAAGTTAATGACAGGAATATCAAGCTCGATCTAAATGGCAGCATTGACCTTAAACCAAATCTGCCGGTTTACACGGTAAATGCTAATGTAAATGAAGCTAACCTTTACAGGCTGAAATTTCTGAAGGATACCGTTACCGTTAGTACAATATTTAAAGTAAAAATATCGGGTAACGATCTTAAGAACCTGCAAGGTGTTGCCAGCTTTACGCCAATCAGGATAGTTGATCCGCGCCACAATTACGTTGTAGATTCGATAGAGGTAAAAGCGCGGGGTCTTGGCAGCAACCGCATGATTACTTTACGGTCTGATTTGATGGACGGCACCCTAACCGGAACGTACGATCTTGCTACCCTGCCTTCGTACTTCAAAACCATTGTTAAGCAATACATTCCTTCGCTTAAAACAACGATCGTTAAACCGGGGCCGCAAAATTTTCAATTCACGCTTCAGCTTAAAAACCTCGACCCATTCCTAACGGCATTTATGCCGCAACTGCGCATCCCGGAACGTGGGACATTTACGGGACAATTCAACTCGGCGACCAACCAGGCTGTGCTGAACGGTTATATCAAAACATTGAAATATGGTAAAACCGTTTTCCATGATTTTATTATTGACGAAAGCACGAATAATGACTTTTTGGGCGTCAACTTATCGCTAAGCAAGGTTGATATCACGGACAGCTTATTTATAAAAAACATTACAGTTACCAACTTCCTTAAAAAAGACAGCCTAGATTTTAACATTAAATTATCGGACAAAAATGCCGTCAACCAGTTGGACCTATACGGTTTAGTTGAATTTGGTCGCGACACTACTGCTAAGCTGAAATTATTGCCCTCAGATGTAATCCTCGAGAATCAGAAATGGCACTTGAATAACCAAGTGCGCATTCGCTTATTAAACGGCAAAACGCAAATATCCGGCTTTGAGCTGACCAACGGCGAGCAAAAAGCAAAGATTAACGGATTTATTTCTGACAGCCCGGAAGATGAGTTAAAACTGGATTTTGAAAAATTCAGGATGAGTACGTTGGACCAGTTGACCAAAGCCGCCGGTATAAAACTCTCCGGAACGCTTAACGGGGAGGTTGTAGCGACGGCGATAACCGGCAAGCCGGGGGTTGACGCCAAGCTCAAGATCGACTCACTTAAGATGAACGACACACAGGTGGGGAATGTTGCCATCGCGTCCAGCTTGGATAATGAACGGAATGAAGCCGACATCAACATGAATATTCTGAACCGCGGTTTGGAGACGATGAAGATAGGTGGCGTTTATCATTTAAGCGGGGACAACAATACACTGGACTTTGATGTAAAGATGAACCAAACGGAGGCTATTATATTCAGCCCGTTTGTAAAAGGTTTGGTGTCCGATCTTAAAGGTACTATATCAACTAATTTGAAACTTACAGGCACAGCTTCAAAGCCGGCCCTTAACGGCGATCTTACTCTTTCAAATACGGGCGTCAAAGTTGATTATCTCAACACGTCATATATCATTAATGACAAGCTTGATGTAAAAAATAGTGTCATTCAGATAAAGAATATGCAGCTTACCGATGGGCACAGAGGTAAGGCTACGGCCAATGGTACCGTTGATTTAAACAACCTGTCGAACCCTAATATTAACGTGGTGCTTAACACCAATAAGTTTTTGGCGCTTAATACCACAGTAAAAGAGAATAGCCAGTATTACGGCAAGGCGTTCGCGACAGGGCGGTTTAGCTTCGCAGGCCCTATCGATAACATGAAGATAGACATTAGGGCACGCACAGAAGACAGCACGGTGTTTAACATACCGCTTAACACATCTGCCACTGCCGGCGATTATGACTTTATCCGTTTTGTGGCGCATAAAGATTCGGCGAGGGTTGTGCCGCTCACCAATAGCTTTAACGGTGTTACACTAAACTTTGATCTGACTGCTGATGAAAAAACTGTCGTCCGCATCACTACAGACTATGGCCAATTAGAAGGCCGCGGAATTACCAACAATCTCAAACTAAATATTAATAGTCTGGGCGATTTCGAGATCTTTGGTGACTATCTCATCTCATCCGGCAAGTTCTTGTTTACAGCTAAGAACTTTATAAGTAAACTCTTTCAGGTTAACCAAGGGGGTACCATTCGCTGGACCGGCGACCCGGCCAATGCCAACATAGATATGCAGGCATTTTACGAGGTACGAACAAATATCAACAACTTGTACACCGCGGCAGGCTTAGCAGCACCAACCAGTAAGTTTGAGTTAGTGCAGGCAGAATTAATACTTACCAAGTCGCTTTTGCATCCAAACATCGATTTCGACTTTAACTTCCCTACAGACCCCTCTGTAAAGGATGATGTAAGCCAATACCTTACAGATTATAATAATAG
It encodes the following:
- the recA gene encoding recombinase RecA, which encodes MSNPDKLKALQLTLDKLEKSYGKGTIMKLGDNEIEPMEAIATGSISLDIALGIGGLPKGRIVEIYGPESSGKTTLAIHAIAECQKKGGIAAFIDAEHAFDRFYAKKLGVDVENLLISQPDNGEQALEIADNLIRSGAIDIIVIDSVAALVPKSEIEGEMGDSKMGLHARLMSQALRKLTGTIAKTGCCCIFINQLRDKIGVMFGNPETTTGGNALKFYASVRLDVRRISQIKDTDEVSGNRVKVKIVKNKVAPPFRIAEFDIMFGEGISKSGEIIDLGVDYNIIKKAGSWFSYGETRLGQGRDAVKQLIMDNPELAEELETKIKETVTGDSLAEV
- the tsaD gene encoding tRNA (adenosine(37)-N6)-threonylcarbamoyltransferase complex transferase subunit TsaD, whose amino-acid sequence is MPVILGIESSCDETSAAICIDGQMLSNIIANQTIHEAYGGVVPELASRVHQVNIIPAVQQAILLAKVNKNEIDAVAFTRGPGLLGSLLVGVTFAKAFALAKDIPIIEINHMQAHVLAHFIGDNKPEFPFLCLTVSGGHTQIVLVKDHFDMEIIGQTQDDAAGEALDKTSKVLGLPYPGGPLIDKFARQGDPDRFKFPEPQIPGYNFSFSGLKTSILYFIRDNEKINPNFIQENIADICASVEKRVVTILLNKLKKAALDHGIKTIALAGGVSANTGLRQGIQQLADEQGWKSFIPAFQYCTDNAAMIAIAGYYKYLKGEFTGQDVAPLARMPFR
- a CDS encoding translocation/assembly module TamB domain-containing protein, with the protein product MLLLMVSVFLLILQYKPVQTWAAKKATAYLSKELHTKIGIKSIYLVPFSSVVLEGFYVLDKQQDTLVSTPKLSVELNRFSIFSSITARTIHFENITLDNGSAYLKKQKDSTSNLQFIIDYFNNPAKPKTPSKPWTITFNRIGLNNFHFRYKNQLVHRVTPHEVNFADLDINHFTTVLHNIDVKNHIFKSRIEGFSLREKSGFLLQKLAANATIDSNRILLQDFHLKTGNSDLKNYLSMKFKSFDDFSDFENKILMDADIRSSFISSKDIAFFTSSLDKVQFDLGVSGHVSGKVNNLIAKNLQVTGGQATYVKGNFTLKGLPDWNSTHLNLDFDQLATNKKDLDYLIRRFSGDYKFALPEFLNKFGNINFTGRMNGLQENFQMVGTFKTKLGRFDPNLHITLKNVPTYAGKIKLFNFDVGAMLGEASLGRTTLAANINGSGDDLKNLNIKTDAKIDYLVFNKYQYHNIALNGQFINQAAKAVVKVNDRNIKLDLNGSIDLKPNLPVYTVNANVNEANLYRLKFLKDTVTVSTIFKVKISGNDLKNLQGVASFTPIRIVDPRHNYVVDSIEVKARGLGSNRMITLRSDLMDGTLTGTYDLATLPSYFKTIVKQYIPSLKTTIVKPGPQNFQFTLQLKNLDPFLTAFMPQLRIPERGTFTGQFNSATNQAVLNGYIKTLKYGKTVFHDFIIDESTNNDFLGVNLSLSKVDITDSLFIKNITVTNFLKKDSLDFNIKLSDKNAVNQLDLYGLVEFGRDTTAKLKLLPSDVILENQKWHLNNQVRIRLLNGKTQISGFELTNGEQKAKINGFISDSPEDELKLDFEKFRMSTLDQLTKAAGIKLSGTLNGEVVATAITGKPGVDAKLKIDSLKMNDTQVGNVAIASSLDNERNEADINMNILNRGLETMKIGGVYHLSGDNNTLDFDVKMNQTEAIIFSPFVKGLVSDLKGTISTNLKLTGTASKPALNGDLTLSNTGVKVDYLNTSYIINDKLDVKNSVIQIKNMQLTDGHRGKATANGTVDLNNLSNPNINVVLNTNKFLALNTTVKENSQYYGKAFATGRFSFAGPIDNMKIDIRARTEDSTVFNIPLNTSATAGDYDFIRFVAHKDSARVVPLTNSFNGVTLNFDLTADEKTVVRITTDYGQLEGRGITNNLKLNINSLGDFEIFGDYLISSGKFLFTAKNFISKLFQVNQGGTIRWTGDPANANIDMQAFYEVRTNINNLYTAAGLAAPTSKFELVQAELILTKSLLHPNIDFDFNFPTDPSVKDDVSQYLTDYNNRSQQALSIIVRRQFATGYGSNVTDQVKSTAQDAVSEVFFNQLNNVLSQNLKNVDLSFRSFSDASASVRLFKERLSLSGSLYNTASNNNIFGGGGTQALFNSNLNSYTKDFEADYLLRADGRLKARYSYRVLNSTTLSNLNNTGPIDVQYVNGVGLVYQRDFDSPGEFLKSLFTRRKRVSKAPANTPPPISRSDGSTTEPYDPNEEKNPL